Proteins encoded by one window of Paroedura picta isolate Pp20150507F chromosome 11, Ppicta_v3.0, whole genome shotgun sequence:
- the TWIST1 gene encoding twist-related protein 1: MMQQQQDESNSPVSPADDSLSNSEEEPDRQQQQLAGSGKRGGRKRRSSRRSTAGGGAGAGLGSADEPCSPAQGKRGKKSGGGGGGSGGGGGGGSSSGGGSPQSYEELQTQRVMANVRERQRTQSLNEAFAALRKIIPTLPSDKLSKIQTLKLAARYIDFLYQVLQSDELDSKMASCSYVAHERLSYAFSVWRMEGAWSMSASH, from the coding sequence atgatgcagcagcagcaggacgaGTCCAACTCGCCAGTCTCGCCCGCCGACGACAGCCTGAGCAACAGCGAGGAGGAGCCcgaccggcagcagcagcagctcgcGGGCAGCGGCAAGCGCGGCGGGCGCAAGAGGCGGTCGAGCCGCAGGAGCACCGCGGGCGGAGGCGCGGGCGCGGGGCTGGGCTCGGCCGACGAGCCGTGCAGCCCGGCGCAGGGCAAGAGGGGCAAGAagtccggcggcggcggcggagggagcggagggggcggcggcggcgggagcagcagcggcggcggcagcccgCAGTCCTACGAGGAGCTCCAGACGCAGCGGGTGATGGCCAACGTGCGCGAGCGGCAGCGCACCCAGTCGCTGAACGAGGCCTTCGCGGCGCTGCGCAAGATCATCCCCACGCTGCCCTCGGACAAGCTGAGCAAGATCCAGACGCTCAAGCTGGCCGCCCGCTACATCGACTTCCTCTACCAGGTCCTGCAGAGCGACGAGCTGGACTCCAAGATGGCCAGCTGCAGCTACGTCGCCCACGAGCGCCTCAGCTACGCCTTCTCCGTCTGGCGCATGGAGGGCGCCTGGTCCATGTCCGCCTCCCACTAG